Proteins found in one Lepeophtheirus salmonis chromosome 9, UVic_Lsal_1.4, whole genome shotgun sequence genomic segment:
- the LOC121124346 gene encoding uncharacterized protein has product MLSEEVLSILDTMSDVPKNLLKRMQIGSVIKGSRNSNSTELQAFGLTLSFYSTKAHSYVRNTFDLCLPSLSTIQNWCSNVNSDPGFNQSSFDILKSKANKALQSKEEILVNLTLEEMSVFKKNQWNGKRFNGYVNVGLDEEELSECIPATQVLAFIVVSLNQNHY; this is encoded by the coding sequence ATGCTATCAGAAGAGGTTTTATCCATACTTGATACAATGTCTGATGTTcctaaaaaccttttaaaaaggaTGCAAATCGGAAGTGTTATAAAGGGAAGTCGTAATAGCAACTCAACAGAGCTCCAAGCATTTGGTTTGACATTGTCATTCTACTCCACAAAAGCACATAGTTATGTAAGAAACACCTTTGACTTATGCCTACCTAGTCTTAGTACCATTCAAAACTGGTGTTCGAATGTAAATAGTGATCCGGGTTTTAATCAATCTTCCTTTGATATTCTTAAATCGAAGGCTAACAAAGCTCTCCAATCTAAAGAAGAAATTCTCGTCAATTTAACATTAGAAGAAATgtcagttttcaaaaaaaatcaatggaatGGGAAAAGATTTAATGGATATGTCAACGTTGGTCTTGATGAAGAAGAACTTAGTGAGTGTATACCGGCAACACAGGTCCTTGCTTTTATTGTTGTGTCTTTAAATCAGAATCACTATTAA
- the LOC121124350 gene encoding THAP domain-containing protein 1-like: MSCVAFGCKNKYAAGNSISYHRFPTQDPERCRQWVRKLKRDDFTPKKFLRICSEHFTPESFNRTLDVVRLRENAVPTLFKAFPPCFQEEVARTLRKSKSPTSRSSSPPKKGQTISWTRGRSFQL; the protein is encoded by the coding sequence ATGTCTTGTGTCGCTTTTGGTTGCAAAAACAAGTATGCTGCTGGCAATTCAATTTCATATCATCGTTTTCCGACCCAGGATCCAGAGAGGTGCAGACAATGGGTAAGGAAGCTGAAGCGAGATGACTTTACTCCcaaaaagtttttgagaatttgttCGGAACATTTTACTCCGGAATCCTTCAATCGGACTCTGGACGTTGTAAGACTGAGAGAAAATGCTGTGCCTACTCTATTCAAAGCATTCCCACCTTGCTTTCAAGAGGAAGTTGCAAGAACTCTTCGAAAAAGCAAGTCTCCTACAAGTAGGTCCTCCTCACCTCCTAAAAAAGGTCAAACCATCTCCTGGACTCGAGGTAGATCCTTCCAACTTTGA